A window of the Thermoleophilia bacterium SCSIO 60948 genome harbors these coding sequences:
- a CDS encoding TlyA family RNA methyltransferase, producing MAETRQRIDTLLAERGLAASRTAAAASVRAGNVRIGADGPILARPSELVDPEADIVVAEPPRFVSRAGFKLENALEALDLDVTGLDCLDVGASTGGFTDCLLKRGAERVIALDVARGQIDQRLRDDPRVTVIERTNARAIDPAALPYAASLATIDVSFISLAKVIGPVAAAIRDDGELLVMVKPQFELGKGRVRGGVVRSAKDRREALGAVASAAMSGGLSVAGVASSELPGPKGNRETFLRLTRDASRALPDLDAEIARAEP from the coding sequence ATGGCCGAGACCCGACAGCGGATCGACACCCTCCTCGCCGAGCGCGGCCTGGCGGCCTCGCGGACGGCCGCAGCGGCCTCGGTGCGCGCGGGTAACGTCCGGATCGGGGCCGACGGACCGATCCTCGCCCGGCCGAGCGAGCTCGTCGATCCCGAGGCCGACATCGTCGTCGCTGAGCCCCCGCGGTTCGTCTCCCGAGCCGGGTTCAAGCTCGAGAACGCGCTCGAGGCTCTCGATCTCGACGTGACCGGCCTCGACTGTCTCGACGTCGGCGCGTCGACCGGAGGGTTCACCGACTGCCTGCTCAAGCGCGGCGCCGAGCGGGTCATCGCGCTCGACGTCGCCCGCGGCCAGATCGACCAGCGCCTCCGCGACGACCCCAGGGTGACCGTGATCGAGCGGACGAACGCCCGCGCGATCGACCCCGCGGCGCTTCCCTACGCGGCCTCGCTCGCGACGATCGATGTCTCCTTCATCTCGCTCGCGAAGGTGATCGGACCGGTCGCCGCGGCGATCCGCGACGACGGAGAGCTGCTCGTGATGGTCAAGCCTCAGTTCGAGCTCGGCAAGGGCCGGGTGCGGGGCGGAGTGGTGCGCAGCGCCAAGGACCGCCGCGAGGCGCTCGGCGCCGTCGCGTCGGCGGCGATGTCCGGCGGGCTCAGCGTCGCCGGTGTCGCGAGCTCGGAGCTCCCGGGCCCGAAGGGCAACCGCGAGACCTTCCTGCGCCTGACCCGCGACGCATCGCGGGCGCTCCCGGACCTCGACGCCGAGATCGCGAGGGCCGAGCCTTGA
- a CDS encoding polyprenyl synthetase family protein: MPGYPEHLRELIDRQLAALRFSESPVTAGLEDAMRYSLLAGGKRVRPVLCLATGRAVGLEPESLIPAAVAIELIHTYSLIHDDLPAMDDDDLRRGRPTLHRAKGEDVAILAGDGLFAEAIRIFSTEQRGESDRVLAALGELCAATGVDGMVGGQYLDVTDAASAPDSGVELPDLHGRKTGRLIAASVGVPLRIAAADESVASALRRFSAALGLLFQIVDDILDVTGSDAELGKPRGSDERHGKLTYVSSYGLDRAREMADQTHATAIDSLDRVGAERTADLRAVADFIHEREA; encoded by the coding sequence CTGCCCGGCTACCCCGAACATCTCCGCGAGCTGATCGACCGCCAGCTCGCGGCGCTGCGCTTCTCCGAGAGCCCTGTGACGGCCGGGCTCGAGGACGCGATGCGCTATTCGCTGCTCGCCGGCGGCAAACGGGTGCGCCCGGTCCTCTGCCTGGCGACGGGGCGCGCCGTCGGGCTCGAGCCCGAGTCGCTGATCCCGGCCGCCGTCGCGATCGAGCTCATCCACACCTATTCGCTGATCCATGACGACCTGCCGGCGATGGACGACGACGACCTGCGCCGTGGCCGCCCGACGCTGCACCGCGCGAAGGGCGAGGACGTCGCGATCCTGGCCGGCGACGGCCTCTTCGCCGAGGCGATCCGGATCTTCTCGACCGAACAGCGCGGCGAGTCCGACCGGGTCCTCGCGGCGCTCGGTGAGCTGTGCGCCGCGACCGGGGTCGACGGCATGGTCGGCGGTCAGTACCTGGACGTCACGGACGCCGCATCGGCCCCGGACTCGGGCGTCGAGCTCCCCGACCTCCACGGCCGCAAGACGGGCCGCCTGATCGCCGCGTCCGTAGGCGTACCGCTGCGGATCGCGGCCGCCGATGAGTCGGTCGCGTCCGCGCTTCGCCGCTTCTCGGCCGCGCTCGGCCTGCTGTTCCAGATCGTCGACGACATCCTCGACGTCACGGGCTCGGATGCGGAGCTCGGAAAGCCCCGGGGCTCGGACGAGCGGCATGGCAAGCTTACGTACGTGAGTTCCTACGGACTCGACCGCGCCCGTGAGATGGCCGACCAGACGCACGCGACCGCGATCGACTCACTCGACCGCGTCGGCGCGGAGCGGACGGCGGACCTGCGCGCGGTGGCCGATTTCATCCACGAGCGGGAGGCATGA
- a CDS encoding 1-deoxy-D-xylulose-5-phosphate synthase, protein MSVDPSPDPAPPAAQPLLPSISGPADLSGRSDAELAQIAGEVRREIIDTIGEIGGHFGANLGTCEIATVLHSLLASPRDKILWDVGHQAYPHKILTGRAGRLETIRQYGGLAPFCSIAESEHDIMGAGHASTSIGYAVGLKEAMRRGIGPDGKVVAVIGDGALTGGVAFEALQNAGGLQTPMVIVLNDNGMSISPNVGSLSGYFNRVRLNPRLYHAREDVENRLTKLPYGLGQRIGRLGPEIKSALKAYWAPGLLFEELDLAYVGVIDGHDVTALREALQGALAAERPVVVHVQTVKGKGFAPAEEGGLEGMEKWHAAKPGSIVGGLPAPKPEPPKPVPVSETDAPDSIAPEKLEQPPPPKPPQYTQVFADALVAEARRDKRVLGITAAMAGGTGLQKLADELPEQYYDVGIAEQDAVLMASGMAIQGAKPVCAIYSTFLQRAYDQIVHDVCLQDLDVVFAMDRAGLVGDDGPTHHGAFDVSYFRPIPNVVVMAPRDEAMLVRMLRTALAHDGPAALRYPRGNAVGVALPERPDPVEIGRGEVLAEGETVALVGYGSGVGVCLDAAAILAEHGTSATVADARFAKPLDESLISRLAATHSLLVTVEENVLPGGFGSAVLEHVEDAFDDPSLRARVIRVGLPDRYVTHGKPDLLHREVGFTGEAVADRVAESLRDRAMSG, encoded by the coding sequence ATGAGCGTGGACCCGTCACCTGATCCGGCTCCGCCGGCTGCGCAACCGCTGCTCCCCTCGATCTCCGGGCCGGCCGACCTGAGCGGTCGCTCGGATGCCGAGCTGGCGCAGATCGCGGGCGAGGTCAGGCGCGAGATCATCGACACGATCGGCGAGATCGGCGGCCACTTCGGCGCCAACCTCGGGACCTGCGAGATCGCGACGGTCCTCCACAGCCTGCTCGCCTCGCCGCGCGACAAGATCCTCTGGGACGTCGGCCACCAGGCCTATCCGCACAAGATCCTGACGGGGCGCGCCGGACGGCTCGAGACGATTCGCCAGTACGGCGGCCTGGCGCCGTTCTGCTCGATCGCGGAGTCGGAGCACGACATCATGGGCGCGGGCCACGCCTCGACCTCGATCGGATACGCGGTCGGGCTCAAGGAGGCGATGCGCCGCGGGATCGGTCCCGACGGGAAGGTCGTCGCGGTGATCGGCGACGGCGCCCTGACGGGAGGCGTCGCCTTCGAGGCGCTCCAGAACGCCGGCGGCCTGCAGACGCCGATGGTGATCGTGCTGAACGACAACGGCATGTCGATCTCGCCCAACGTCGGATCGCTGTCGGGCTACTTCAACCGCGTGCGTCTGAATCCGCGGCTCTACCACGCCCGCGAGGACGTCGAGAACCGGCTCACGAAGCTGCCCTACGGGCTCGGCCAGCGGATCGGCCGGCTCGGGCCGGAGATCAAGTCGGCGCTCAAGGCCTACTGGGCTCCCGGCCTGCTGTTCGAGGAGCTCGATCTCGCCTACGTCGGGGTGATCGACGGCCACGACGTGACCGCGCTGCGCGAGGCGCTCCAGGGCGCGCTCGCCGCCGAGCGGCCGGTCGTCGTCCACGTCCAGACCGTCAAGGGCAAGGGCTTCGCGCCCGCCGAGGAGGGCGGGCTCGAGGGGATGGAGAAGTGGCACGCCGCGAAGCCGGGGTCGATCGTCGGCGGCCTGCCGGCGCCGAAGCCCGAGCCGCCGAAGCCGGTGCCCGTCTCCGAGACCGACGCGCCGGACTCGATCGCGCCCGAGAAGCTCGAACAGCCTCCGCCGCCCAAGCCGCCGCAGTACACCCAGGTCTTCGCCGACGCCCTCGTCGCCGAGGCGCGTCGCGACAAGCGCGTTCTCGGCATCACCGCGGCGATGGCGGGCGGCACGGGACTGCAGAAGCTCGCCGACGAGCTCCCCGAGCAGTACTACGACGTGGGGATCGCCGAGCAGGACGCCGTCCTCATGGCCTCAGGCATGGCGATCCAGGGCGCGAAGCCCGTCTGCGCGATCTATTCGACGTTCCTCCAGCGGGCCTATGACCAGATCGTCCACGACGTCTGCCTCCAGGACCTCGACGTCGTCTTCGCGATGGACCGCGCCGGGCTCGTCGGCGACGACGGCCCGACTCACCACGGCGCCTTCGACGTCTCCTACTTCCGCCCGATCCCGAACGTCGTCGTCATGGCGCCGCGGGACGAGGCGATGCTCGTGCGGATGCTGCGCACGGCGCTCGCCCACGACGGCCCCGCCGCGCTTCGCTATCCGCGCGGCAACGCCGTAGGCGTCGCGCTGCCCGAGCGACCGGACCCGGTCGAGATCGGCCGCGGCGAGGTCCTCGCCGAGGGTGAGACGGTCGCGCTCGTCGGCTACGGGAGCGGGGTGGGGGTCTGCCTCGACGCGGCGGCGATCCTCGCCGAGCACGGGACGTCGGCGACGGTTGCCGACGCGCGCTTCGCCAAGCCGCTCGACGAGAGCCTGATCTCGCGCCTCGCGGCGACGCACTCGCTGCTCGTCACGGTCGAGGAGAACGTCCTGCCGGGCGGCTTCGGCTCGGCGGTGCTCGAGCACGTCGAGGACGCGTTCGACGATCCGAGCCTGCGCGCGCGGGTGATCCGCGTCGGCCTGCCCGACCGCTACGTCACCCACGGTAAGCCCGACCTGCTCCATCGCGAGGTCGGGTTCACCGGGGAGGCGGTCGCCGATCGCGTCGCCGAGTCGCTGCGCGACCGCGCGATGAGCGGCTGA
- a CDS encoding Fpg/Nei family DNA glycosylase, which produces MPEGHTIHRHARLQAKALGGQALRVSSPQGEESDIPAAEVALEAARILDGRTLERIEAYGKHLFYRFEGERSLHVHLGLFGRFRTHKEPIPPPRGAVRLRFDAGSRAVDLSGATSSKLIVRGDERRLRERLGPDPLRADADPEVAWAKLKRRRTPISAALMDQSVIAGIGNVYRAEILFACGVRPSLPSNKLSRPRFDAIWETTVAMLRLGERSGRIITVPASEADVPPSKLRGRERVQVYRRERCRRCGGPVRTKEVAARTLYWCPAEQKR; this is translated from the coding sequence ATGCCCGAAGGCCACACGATCCACCGCCACGCGCGCCTGCAGGCGAAGGCACTGGGCGGTCAAGCACTGCGGGTCAGCTCGCCTCAGGGTGAGGAGAGCGACATCCCGGCGGCCGAGGTCGCGCTCGAGGCGGCCCGAATCCTCGACGGGCGGACGCTCGAGCGGATCGAGGCCTACGGCAAGCACCTCTTCTACCGCTTCGAAGGCGAGCGCTCGCTCCACGTCCACCTCGGCCTGTTCGGCCGCTTTCGAACGCACAAGGAGCCGATTCCGCCGCCTCGCGGCGCCGTGCGACTGCGCTTCGACGCGGGCTCGCGCGCGGTCGACCTCTCGGGAGCGACCTCCTCGAAGCTGATCGTGCGCGGAGACGAGCGACGACTGCGCGAACGGCTGGGACCCGACCCGCTGCGCGCCGACGCCGACCCCGAGGTCGCATGGGCGAAGCTGAAGCGCCGTCGGACCCCGATCTCCGCCGCCCTGATGGACCAGAGCGTCATCGCCGGGATCGGCAACGTCTACCGGGCAGAGATCCTGTTCGCCTGCGGGGTCCGCCCCTCGCTGCCTTCGAACAAGCTCAGCCGGCCCCGCTTCGACGCGATCTGGGAGACGACGGTGGCGATGCTGCGCCTCGGCGAGCGCTCGGGGCGGATCATCACCGTCCCGGCCTCCGAGGCCGACGTGCCACCGTCGAAGCTGCGGGGCCGCGAGCGCGTCCAGGTCTACCGCCGCGAGCGCTGCAGGCGATGCGGCGGACCCGTGCGGACCAAGGAGGTCGCGGCGCGGACCCTCTACTGGTGCCCGGCCGAGCAGAAGCGCTAG
- the recN gene encoding DNA repair protein RecN yields the protein MLLELRIENLLLIERAELRFGAGLNAITGETGAGKTILAHSLDLLLGGRARAQIVRPGASEAWVEGVFELPEGLLDDPELADIAERLPEAATEVVLGRRVGASGRTSAFIAGRSAPAADLTALGSRLISFYGQHEHRRLMLGSAQLGILDGFAGSAQVERRERYAEAHRRFGAAQRELAELREREGARERDLDLLRFELEEIDAAAPDPEGAAAAAVERERLRHSEALRGAAGGASVAITGDEDPDSGALAPLADAESGLAALDGVDPDLDALAERMRAATLELTELSTELRAFADGVDSEPGRLEEVEEQLATLDRLKRKHGGSIEAVLEHAERCRARIAELEGSGERAEELEAELGELGLARERLAAELSAERRTAAARLESEVEAALGELAMEGARLEVALDPVPESEGGFTATGAESVEFRVATNPGMPVSSLRDAASGGELSRIMLALCGAERGERRTLVFDEVDAGIGGNTARVVGERLRALADAGQVICITHLPQVASLAARHFRIAKSRDGDSARTDVELVEGEALVGEIVRMMGGETSDQGATQHARELLEAA from the coding sequence ATGCTGCTCGAGCTCCGGATCGAGAACCTTTTGCTGATCGAGCGCGCCGAGCTCCGGTTCGGCGCCGGCCTGAACGCGATCACCGGCGAGACCGGTGCCGGGAAGACGATCCTCGCCCATTCGCTCGATCTGCTCCTCGGCGGTCGAGCGCGAGCGCAGATCGTCCGACCGGGCGCTAGCGAGGCCTGGGTCGAGGGCGTCTTCGAGCTGCCCGAGGGTCTGCTCGACGATCCCGAGCTCGCCGACATCGCCGAGCGGCTTCCGGAGGCCGCGACCGAGGTCGTCCTCGGGCGGAGGGTCGGCGCCTCGGGCCGGACCAGCGCGTTCATCGCCGGCCGGTCAGCCCCGGCAGCCGACCTGACGGCGCTCGGCTCGCGCCTGATCAGCTTCTACGGCCAGCACGAGCACCGTCGTCTCATGCTCGGCTCGGCCCAGCTCGGGATCCTCGACGGCTTCGCGGGCTCTGCCCAGGTCGAGCGCCGCGAGCGCTACGCCGAGGCCCACCGCCGCTTTGGAGCGGCTCAGCGGGAGCTCGCGGAGTTGCGCGAGCGCGAGGGCGCTCGCGAGCGAGATCTCGACCTGCTCCGGTTCGAGCTCGAGGAGATCGACGCGGCCGCGCCGGATCCCGAGGGGGCGGCCGCTGCGGCCGTCGAGCGCGAGCGGCTGCGCCACTCCGAGGCTCTGCGCGGCGCCGCGGGCGGGGCATCCGTCGCGATCACGGGTGACGAGGACCCCGATTCCGGGGCGCTCGCGCCGCTGGCGGACGCGGAGTCCGGACTCGCCGCGCTCGACGGGGTCGATCCGGATCTCGACGCGCTCGCCGAGCGGATGCGTGCCGCCACGCTCGAGCTGACCGAGCTCTCGACCGAGCTCCGTGCCTTCGCCGACGGCGTCGATTCCGAGCCCGGCAGGCTCGAGGAGGTCGAGGAGCAGCTCGCGACGCTCGACCGCCTCAAGCGCAAGCACGGCGGCTCGATCGAGGCGGTGCTCGAGCACGCCGAGCGCTGCCGGGCGCGGATCGCCGAGCTCGAGGGCTCGGGCGAGCGCGCGGAGGAGCTCGAGGCGGAGCTCGGCGAGCTGGGTCTGGCGCGCGAGCGACTCGCGGCGGAGCTCTCCGCGGAGCGGCGGACGGCGGCCGCCCGGCTCGAGTCCGAGGTCGAGGCAGCGCTCGGAGAGCTGGCGATGGAGGGTGCGCGGCTCGAGGTCGCGCTCGATCCCGTGCCCGAGTCCGAGGGCGGGTTCACGGCGACGGGCGCGGAGAGCGTCGAGTTCCGCGTCGCGACCAACCCGGGGATGCCCGTCTCCTCGCTGCGCGACGCGGCGTCGGGCGGCGAGCTCTCGCGGATCATGCTCGCGCTCTGCGGCGCCGAGCGCGGCGAGCGCCGGACGCTCGTCTTCGACGAGGTCGACGCCGGCATCGGGGGCAACACCGCGCGGGTCGTCGGTGAGCGCCTCCGCGCGCTCGCGGACGCCGGGCAGGTCATCTGCATCACGCACCTGCCGCAGGTCGCATCGCTCGCCGCGAGGCACTTCCGGATCGCCAAGTCCCGCGACGGTGATTCGGCTCGCACGGACGTCGAGCTGGTCGAGGGCGAGGCGCTCGTCGGCGAGATCGTCCGGATGATGGGTGGCGAGACGAGCGATCAGGGCGCGACCCAGCACGCCCGCGAGCTGCTCGAAGCGGCCTAG
- a CDS encoding CTP synthase: MKHGETRFIFVTGGVVSALGKGIASASIGRLLVSRGMRVQIQKFDPYINVDPGTMSPFQHGEVFVTEDGAETDLDLGHYERFTDENSSRASNVTAGSVYNSVIKRERRGDYLGGTVQVIPHITDEIKNRILIVAESQAVDFVITEIGGTVGDIESLPFLEAIRQLYTELGPKRSMFIHLTLVPYIGHAGELKTKPTQHSVNELRRIGIQPHALMCRSERGLDRDIRRKIALFASLPEQSVISARDVDNVYKVPLVYRAEGVDDMVLDHFGIDDAPAPDLADWEALIRRANACEGTTRIALVGKYVQLEDAYKSVIEALTHAGYHDGRNVKVDLVSSEQIEDAELDDYDGILIPGGFGERGIEGKVEAARIAREEEIPYLGICLGMQMAVVEFARHRAGFEGANSAEFDPETPYPVVDLLPEQKEVTDMGGTMRLGADPIKLHAGTKAREIYDGEAVIYKRHRHRYEVNNMLRRRLEDVGLVASGTSPDERLVEIVELPDHPFYVASQFHPEFNSRPTRPEPLFREFIAAAGRRSRDREQEQGSGAESLEGPGGEVSVRRGA, translated from the coding sequence GTGAAGCACGGCGAGACGCGGTTCATCTTCGTCACCGGCGGAGTCGTCTCCGCGCTCGGAAAGGGCATCGCCTCGGCTTCGATCGGGCGCCTGCTGGTCAGCCGCGGAATGCGGGTCCAGATCCAGAAGTTCGATCCGTACATCAACGTCGATCCCGGCACGATGTCGCCGTTCCAGCACGGCGAGGTCTTCGTCACCGAGGACGGCGCCGAGACCGATCTCGACCTCGGCCACTACGAGCGCTTCACCGACGAGAACTCCTCGCGGGCGTCGAACGTCACCGCCGGCTCGGTCTACAACTCGGTCATCAAGCGCGAACGCCGCGGCGACTACCTCGGCGGCACCGTGCAGGTGATCCCGCACATCACCGATGAGATCAAGAACCGGATTCTGATCGTCGCCGAGTCCCAGGCAGTCGATTTCGTGATCACCGAGATCGGCGGCACCGTCGGCGACATCGAGTCGCTGCCGTTCCTCGAGGCGATCCGCCAGCTCTACACCGAGCTCGGCCCGAAGCGCTCGATGTTCATCCACCTGACGCTCGTTCCCTACATCGGCCACGCCGGCGAGCTGAAGACGAAGCCGACCCAGCACTCGGTCAACGAGCTGCGCCGGATCGGCATCCAGCCGCACGCTCTGATGTGCCGCTCCGAGAGGGGTCTCGACCGCGACATCCGCCGCAAGATCGCTCTGTTCGCCTCGCTCCCCGAGCAGTCAGTGATCTCGGCCCGCGACGTCGACAACGTCTACAAGGTGCCGCTCGTCTACCGCGCCGAGGGCGTCGACGACATGGTCCTCGACCACTTCGGGATCGACGACGCCCCGGCGCCCGACCTCGCCGACTGGGAGGCGCTGATCCGGCGCGCCAACGCCTGCGAGGGCACGACGCGGATCGCCCTGGTCGGCAAGTACGTCCAGCTCGAGGACGCCTACAAGTCGGTGATCGAGGCGCTGACCCACGCCGGCTACCACGACGGCCGCAACGTCAAGGTCGACCTCGTCTCCTCCGAGCAGATCGAGGACGCCGAGCTCGACGACTACGACGGAATCCTGATCCCGGGCGGGTTCGGCGAGCGCGGGATCGAGGGCAAGGTCGAGGCCGCCCGGATCGCGCGCGAGGAGGAGATCCCCTACCTCGGCATCTGCCTCGGGATGCAGATGGCCGTCGTCGAGTTCGCGCGTCATCGCGCCGGCTTCGAGGGCGCCAATTCGGCCGAGTTCGATCCCGAGACGCCGTACCCCGTCGTCGACCTTCTGCCCGAGCAGAAGGAGGTCACCGACATGGGCGGCACGATGCGCCTCGGCGCCGACCCGATCAAGCTGCACGCCGGTACGAAGGCGCGCGAGATCTACGACGGCGAGGCGGTCATCTACAAGCGCCACCGCCATCGCTACGAGGTCAACAACATGCTGCGCCGCCGGCTCGAGGACGTGGGACTCGTCGCGAGTGGGACCTCGCCCGACGAGCGTCTGGTGGAGATCGTCGAGCTGCCCGATCATCCGTTCTACGTCGCCTCGCAGTTCCATCCGGAGTTCAACTCGCGCCCGACTCGGCCCGAGCCGCTGTTCCGCGAGTTCATCGCGGCGGCGGGGCGTCGCTCGCGCGACCGCGAGCAGGAGCAGGGGTCCGGCGCCGAGTCGCTCGAGGGTCCGGGCGGCGAGGTCAGCGTCCGCCGCGGCGCCTAG
- a CDS encoding NAD(+)/NADH kinase, which yields MRTATILTHTHPEQTREAIGLIASIAREHGCDLYAEADELERHPSMAGTLRPASELDGAPDLCIVLGGDGTILRALRRTSGTGTPVFGFNFGTVGFLAATGRDRLDEAIRPAFEAQFEVMAMPGLSCEADVEHPIALNDISIVRQPERRVAELEIAVGGTSVGAVRCDGVVAATPAGSTGYNLANQGPIMAWGVTGYVVSFIAPHTLTARALVVAPEDVLEVRNAVGREAVDVVFDGAHETELGPGEAIEIRFFEDAARLAQPPGSSFYRRVLEKFGPLAR from the coding sequence ATCCGCACGGCGACGATCCTCACGCACACCCATCCCGAGCAGACGCGCGAGGCGATAGGGCTGATCGCGTCGATCGCGCGGGAGCACGGCTGCGACCTCTACGCCGAGGCCGATGAGCTCGAGCGCCACCCTTCGATGGCCGGAACCCTGCGGCCCGCGTCCGAGTTGGATGGCGCACCCGATCTCTGCATCGTGCTCGGCGGCGATGGAACGATCCTGCGGGCGCTGCGGCGGACCTCCGGCACGGGCACGCCCGTGTTCGGGTTCAACTTCGGCACCGTCGGATTCCTCGCGGCCACGGGGCGGGACCGGCTCGACGAGGCGATCCGGCCGGCCTTCGAGGCCCAATTCGAGGTCATGGCGATGCCCGGCCTGAGCTGTGAGGCCGATGTCGAGCACCCGATCGCACTCAACGACATCTCGATCGTGCGCCAGCCCGAGCGGCGGGTCGCCGAGCTCGAGATCGCGGTCGGCGGGACGAGCGTCGGCGCGGTCCGCTGTGACGGCGTCGTGGCGGCCACGCCCGCCGGTTCGACGGGCTACAACCTCGCCAATCAGGGCCCGATCATGGCCTGGGGCGTGACCGGCTACGTCGTCTCGTTCATCGCCCCGCACACGCTGACCGCGAGGGCGCTCGTCGTCGCTCCGGAGGACGTCCTCGAGGTTCGTAACGCCGTCGGCCGCGAAGCCGTCGACGTCGTCTTCGACGGCGCCCACGAGACGGAGCTCGGACCCGGCGAGGCGATCGAGATCCGCTTCTTCGAAGACGCCGCCCGGCTCGCCCAGCCACCCGGTTCGAGCTTCTACCGCCGCGTCCTCGAGAAGTTCGGCCCGCTCGCGCGGTAG